Genomic DNA from Thermopolyspora flexuosa:
CGACCGCCACGGTGAGGGTGAGGCAGGAGTACACGCGGCGGCCGCCGACGAGCACCGTGCAGGTGCCGCACTCGCCGTGGTCACAGCCCTTCTTCGCGCCGGTGAGGCCGAGCCGTTCCCGCAGCGTGTCGAGGAGCGTGGCCCGCGTGTCCACGCGGATGTGGTGCGGCACCCCGTTGACGGTCAGCCGGACCGTGCGGGTGCGCACCCGTGCGGAGTGGAGCTCGTCGGTCACGCAGCCCTCACTACCCCTGTCAGGTGGTTTATCCCAAAAATTGGCCACCTGCCCTAATTTCTGGCGGCGGCCCGCGTCGGGCCGGTGGGCACGGCGCCGGCCCCGCCGTACGCTGGCCGGAGAGCGGGCCGCGGAGGGCCGGACGACCACGGAGGTGGAGCCGTGCGCGAGACCCACGCGTGGATCTGCGCGACCTGCGGCAACCAGGCGGCGCCGAGCGAGCGGCCGCCCGGGCACTGCCGCATCTGCGAGGACGAACGGCAGTACGTCGGGCCCGAGGGGCAGCGGTGGACGACGCTGGCGGAGCTCGCCGCCGCGGGCCACCGCGGCGAGGTGCGCGAGGTCGAGCCCGGCCTGCTCGGCATCGGCGTGCGCCCCCAGGTCGCCATCGGCCAGCGGGCGCTGGTGGTCGCCACCCCGGCCGGGCAGGTGCTGTGGGACGTGCCGGGCTTCGTCGACGCCGCGGCGATCGAGGCGGTCCGCGCGCGGGGTCCGCTGCTCGCGGTCACCGCCTCCCACCCGCACTTCTACGGCGTGGCCGTGGAGTGGAGCCGGGCCTTCGGCGGCGCGCCGATCCTCATCCCGGAGGCGGACGCCGAGTGGCTCATGCGCCCCGACCCGGCGGTGCGGCTGTGGCGCGGCCGGTACGAGATCGCCCCGGGCGTGACGCTGGTGCAGTGCGGCGGCCACTTCCCCGGCAGCGCGGTCCTGCAC
This window encodes:
- a CDS encoding MBL fold metallo-hydrolase; this encodes MRETHAWICATCGNQAAPSERPPGHCRICEDERQYVGPEGQRWTTLAELAAAGHRGEVREVEPGLLGIGVRPQVAIGQRALVVATPAGQVLWDVPGFVDAAAIEAVRARGPLLAVTASHPHFYGVAVEWSRAFGGAPILIPEADAEWLMRPDPAVRLWRGRYEIAPGVTLVQCGGHFPGSAVLHWAGGADGRGALLTGDTITVVRDRRYVTFMRSYPNQIPLPERAIRHILDRLEPLAFDRVYGGWWDSVIPSGAKAAVWRSAERYIRWATGAADPASYLGDGGDPA